The DNA segment GGGACGTCACCGAGGAAGAGTTCGAGCAGATTCTCGAGATGGTCTTTTCGGAGTATCAGAAGAGCCGGATCGAGCCCTGCGAGGCGGTCGGTGTCGTGGCGGCGCAGTCGATCGGCGAGCCCGGCACCCAGATGACGATGCGTACGTTCCACTACGCGGGTGTGGCCGAGATCAACGTTACCCTCGGTCTCCCCCGCCTGATCGAGATCATGGACGCCCGGCGCGAGCCGAGCACCCCCACGATGGCGGTCCACCTGCTGGACGACTGGGCGTTCAACCGCGACCGCGCCCGCGAGGTGAGCTGGCAGATCGAGGCCGCGCCGCTCCACGAGTTCGGGGATATCACCATCGACATGGAGAACATGCAGGTCCTCGTCATGTTGAACAAGGCGGTCTGCGACCGGCGCAAGATCTCGATCGACGAGATCCTCGAGGCGGGGCCGAGGAAGATGCGTGAAAAGCGGCACTTCCGCGACTTCGATGTCGAGGGGGACCCGAAGAGGGCCTCGATCACGTTCACTCCGAAGAACCGGGAGAGCTACCAGAACCTCTTCCAGCTCGCGGAACACGTCCGGCACGTCATCGTCCAGGGTATCGACGATATCGAGCGGGTCGTCGTCAGAAAGGAAGGCGGAGAGTATATCCTTTATACTGAGGGCTCCAACCTAAAAGATGTCTTCGAAGTCGAAGGAGTCGATACCTCCCGCACCCGGAGCAACAACATCAGCGAGATCGCCGATGTGCTCGGTATCGAGGCCGGCCGGAATGCAATCATCCAGGAGGCCTTAAGCACCCTGAACGAACAGGGTATCGGCGTCGATGTCCGTCATATCATGCTCGTCGCGGATATGATGTGCATGGAGGGCGAGGTCAAGCAGATCGGCCGGCACGGTATTGCCGGCGAGAAGGAGAGTGTCCTTTCCCGGGCTGCATTCGAAGTAACGGTCAACCATCTGCTGGATGCTGCAATCGCGAACGAGGTGGACGAATTAAACGGCGTCACCGAGAACGTGATCGTGGGCCAGCCAATCCAGCTTGGCACCGGTGATGTGAAACTCATCGCAAAACCCATAAACTTGAAAATCTAGGAGAAATCATAATGGACTTTAATGCTTCACTACGCAAAGCCGTGAAGACTGGTACCGTGTTCCTGGGCCGAAACAAGACCCGGGAATCCATCGAGGCAGGCAAGGCCAAACTTGTCGTGGTTGCCAGGAACAGCCCGGAATCCGTTAAAAATCTGGTGAATGAGATCGATATCCCTGTCTACGCCTACGAAGGCTCGAGCGTCCAGCTCGGGAAAGCCTGCGGCATGCCGTACGTCGTCAGTGCGCTCGCCGTGATCGAGCCAGGCGAATCCGATATCCTGAGTGCTGCGAGAGTGTAGACGATGCCACAGGTCACGCTGACTGAGGAGTGCATGCGCCTCATCTCCCAGTTCGAGAGCCTTACCGGCGCAGGCAGCCGCGATTGCATCGTCGATAACCGCAACGAGCGGATAATCTTCGTGATCAATCCCGGCGATATGGGACTCGCCATCGGCAAGAGCGGGTCGAGCATCAAGAAGGCTTCCGACGTGATGGGGAAGCGCATCGAGGTCGTGGAATACTCTGCGGACCCGAGCCAGTTCCTCCGGAACTGCTTCCTTCCTGCTCAGGTCACCGGTATCGACTTCGACACGGACGAGGAGGATCAGCAGATCGCCCTTATCGATGTCCGGGACGAGGATCGGGGCCTTGCCATCGGCAAAGCGGGGAAGAATATCTTCAAGGCAAAAGTTCTCGCGCAGCGCCAGCATGACATCGCCGATGTCCAGCTGATGCAGAACGATTCTGCCTGAACACCTTTTTTGAAGTAATCCGGCAACCTCCCCGACGAGGAGTGTCCCGGGGCGGCAGGTAGTATCTCCCGAACAGTTCTCCCGGGGGCGATTTGCGGGGAGGCTTCGAGTGCGCTCCTGCCCGGAAATTATTTATACTGGTATGTGCCCCATGAGATTCCCATGAACGGAGTCCCCGCCCGGATAGTGAAGCCTGCCCTGGCTGCGGCAGAACCGGCGAACAGAGTGCGTGGAGTTCCCGGACCCCGGAGGGCGGCACCGTTGAGGTCTCTTCTCCTCGCTATTGTGGTTCTGGTGCTCTGCATCGGCATGCTCGCTCCTCTTGCATCCGCTCTCCCCGGCTCCGACGAGAACGGCACCGCCGATGCACCGGGCGAGAAGCTTGCCGATAAAAAAGCGCCGATCACGCCTGCAGAGAGCCTGGATCCTGAAGAACAGGACGAAAAGATCCTGTCGAATTCTACCGGGGCGACGGTTGGAAACGGCAACGAGACCGCCGATGCGGAGACGAATGGGACGCTGACGGCAGCGCCGTCCCAGAATGCAACAACCACCACTGAACCCACCGCGACGAAGACCGCCGTTGCCGACGACAAGAAGAAAAAGAAGAGTGCGAACCCGACACCCACCCTGGAGCGGTATGCTCCCCCGCGACCGAGCGCGACGATGGCGAAATCGCACTATTCTCAAGACCGGCCGCTGGTTCAGAGCGACCACCAGATGATCCTCCCTGGATCGTCGTACACCCCCGAGGAGAACGAGACCGGGATACCGTCCGCCGTCGCCGTACCGCGCGACGGCCTGCTCGTCAGGGGTATCGGGGTGCTCCTCGACCGGACACCCGAAGACGTCGTCCTTACCCGGAGCGGGGTGGAGATAGCGAATCTCGACTGGCTGCTCGACCCGGCGATGCGCCTGGGCAGTCGGCACCCGCGGGCGGTCCTGGAGGGGGAGACATTCACCGTCATCGTGACGGTCGAGGCCAGGAACGTGACGGTCACGGAGGAGAACCCTGCCTACGTCGTCCTGGTGCCGCCCCCGGACGAGACCGGGGTCTATGAGATCACGCGGACCCGTGAGTTCCAGACCCTCGGGGACGGGGAACGCGGCGTCTGGGAGTTTACGGTCGTCACCCGTACCGGGAGGCTGACGCTTGCGAACCTCACCCTTCCCGAGGAGCGGCTGGTCACCAACCTGACGTCGAACCCCAACCTCTTCGCCTTCCAGGCATACGCTCTTGCCGGCGACCAGGAGGTGCCTTCATCGGGCTTCTCCGACCCGGTGCTCGCCATCCGGCCTGAGGGGGATGCGGGCGCGGCGGAGGAGTCTTCCCTCCCCGGACTCTACGCGCTTTCGGGCGTCGAGAACTCGACGCTCAGTCCGTCGGAGACGATGGCCGGGGCGTGGGCGCGGGGCGTCGACCACGATGCGATCGTTGCCGCGGCGGTCGGGGACCTCGAGATCTTGAACGGTCTTGGGAAGGAGGAGTTGGCGGCCATTTATGATCTGGAAGGGGGAGGAGAGGGTGGAGCGGGTGGAGACCCGTCTGCATCCTCGCCGTCGATATTCGACCAGATCATGGAGTTCTTCCGGGGGCTGTTCGGGATGAACCAGGAACGTGCTTCGTGAGTGGGGACGGGTACTCCTTTTCCCCGGTTCCTGTCTGGACGCCCGATCAACCTCCGCTCTTTCAGAGCGTCGGTTCTCTGAACCTCTTCCAGAGATACGCGAGCCCGAAGCACCCCGAGAGCATCATGTCCCCGAAGGGCGCCGCCTGGTAGGCCTCCGGCAGCAGCCTGAGCCGGTTCGGGCCGGTGACCGCCACGGCACCCGTGGCGAGGGGCTTTCTGATCGCCGCCCCGTGACCGCCGTCGTCGAAGACTTCCTCCGTGGTCAGGGTGCCGTCGGCGAGCCGCCTGATGTAGTCCTGCAGTTTCGCAGGATCGAGCGCGCCGGTGTGGTGCTCGAAGAGGCCGTGGATCTCCCGTCCTTTCAGGGTGAAGCAGAGGGTGTGCCCGTTCCCGGCGTTGACGAGGGTCACCCCGGTCTTTGCCATGCGCCGAACCTGCGGGTCGCAGAGCGCCCCGATGAGGGCGGCCGGCCCGGTGTCGGTGACGAACGCTCCCGGTGCCTGGCTCAGGACAGCCTGCATCCGGGTCATATCGGCGATTGGGGGGTCGCTCGCGAGCGAGAGGAGGTCCCAATCCCCGGCGTCCAGTCGCTCCCGCATCAGTTCGAACCGGTGGATGCGGTTGCTCCGGTGCGGGGAGTAGCCGTGATCCTGGACCGCTATCGCCACGTTCTGTGGGTAGTCCACGCCGAAGAGGGAGAGCGCCTGCCTGAGTTCCGGTTCCATATAGTCGGTGGTGCGGACGACCGCCGCGTCTCCCGGAGGGGCAGTGCGGATCTCAACTCCAAGCGCCCGCACCCGTTCCGGGTCGTCGTGGAGGGTCAGAGCGGCCTTGGGCGTGGCGTAGACCGGGAGATCTGCCGCCAGGTGCTTCCGTATCGCGCCGGTGTTCGCGCCGCCGCCCATCAGGTACCCGTCCAGGAAGACCGGGCGCCCCGCCCGGGTCGCCTCCCGGATCTTCGCCGCCGCCACCACGGTCGGGGAGGGGAGGACCAGTTTGATGCTGTTCTCGACCGCCCGGCCGGGCTCGTAGACCAGGATGTCCTGGGTGCCCCTGCCGACATCGATGGCAAGGAGCGGGGTTTTGAGATCGATCATGGGTGTGCCTCACGCGCTGCCGCTACGTCGTGCCGGCAGCTCCTACATTAAGTTTTGCTGCGAAGCAAAAAAAGGTGCTCTGCGAAATGCTTTACACAATTTCGCGCGAAGTTTCGTGGCCCTCGTGTGAGATCGTATCGCTATCTGCACCCGTTAACTCACGCGAAGTGCGAGCGCAGCGAGCTTGAGCACTGAAGGTGTGATGATCCCGGTCAGGCACCTGCCCGGTCTGCCGCCGGAGAGGTGCCGGCCGTCTTCCCCGTGTCGGGGCGCGCCGGTTTTAGTTCCCGGTACTCCTTCAGGGAAACCGTGAGATCCCGGGTGAAGGCGAAGTAGCCGATCTGCGTCGTCCGGCAGAGGTTCATCGCCATCTCCATCAGTCCGCGGGGGTCGGGGCGCGCCTCCCCGAGCCATACGTGGAAGATGTTTCCGCCGTCCACGATGGGGAAGAAGATGTGCTCGATCTCGATCCGTTTCGTGAGCGGAACGGGGGCTCCCGGGGCGATATGCGTCCCGTTGGTGTAGTAGATGGGGAGGTCGAGCGTCGTGCCGAGCGTATCGAGCGCCGCATCGGCGTCGCCCTTGACGACCCGGATGGCGTGGTCGCGGAACCGCTCGTCGAGGAGGTCCGCGACGGCAAACCGCTGCCCGGTTGTCTCTGCCGGGGTGCGGGCGAGGGCGATCGTCATGTTGTGCTTCTGCGAGAGTTCACGGGCGTACATCTCGAGTTCGGTCATTGCCCGGACGGCGAGACGGAACGCGTCGCGCGACTCATGGAGCTGGTGACCGGTGAAGTGCTGCACCATCTCGTTGACGCCGACCACGCCGATGGTGTAGACGAGCCCCTCGAGATCCACGGCAACCGCGCCGCGTTCGCCGGTGTTCGGGTCCTTCGGGCGCTGCATCGCAAACGGCATCCGGCCGTTTGTCCGGATGTGAGACATCCAGCGGCGCTTGATCCGGAAGAGTTCGACGGCGGTATCCATGAGCGCCTTCAGTTCGGCAAAGAGCCGTTCCTGGTCGCCCTCCGCCTTGTACGCCGCCCGTGGGCAGTTGATGGACATCACCATCCATGACCCCATCGAGAAGTGCTTCCCTTCCCGGAAGTAGAGTTTGTCCTCGAACTCGTCGTCCTCGTCGGCGAGGGAGGAGAACTGGTAGGCACAGCATTGATAGCACGAGATCCCCTCGCCGGCGCCCCGGTAGGGAGGGATCTGATTGTCGTAGTAGGGGGTGCCGTATTTGGACGCGAGTTCGAACGTCATCAGGTAGAGGTCCTGGTAGGTCGGGAGGTCGGGGTGCTCGCGGTTGAACTCCTCGTCCTCGTTAAGGAAGTCGGGCTCGATGCTGATCTCGGGTTTCGGGAAGGAGAAGGGCTTGCCCCAGTAGTCCCCCTCGAGCATCACCTCCATCAGCGCCTTGAAGAGGAGCCGGACCTCCCGTTCGAACTCGTTGTAGGTCCGGAGCGGTGCCTGTTCTCCGTTCCAGACCTTGCCGCGGTAGACGCAGGGCTTGTCCTTCCAGAGGGTGGGGACGCCCGGGGAGAGCTGGACCGACGAGAAGACCACCTGGCCGCCGCGGGCGACCATCATCTGGGTCATCTCGTAGACGAACATCTGCATCAGCTGCTTGATCTCCTCGTAGTCCATCCCCTCGAAGAAGGGCGCCATGAACGTGAGGAAGTTGTAGTAGCCCTGGCCGCCGGCGAAGTTCGTCTGGGCGGAGCCGAGCGCCTTGACCGCGTGGAGGACCGCCACCTCGGCCCTCTTCGCGGGGCCGGCGACCGAGGCCTTCGTCCCGTTCCCATCAGGCATCAGGCCGTAGTAGAGGAAGTAGCGCAGGTCCCAATCCTGGCAAAACGGGCGGGTCCCGAAGTACTCCAGGTCGTGGATGTGGAGATCGCCGCGGAGGTGGTGGTCCGCAAGGTCCGGGGGGAGCTGCAGGAGGTACTGCTCCTTGCTGATCTTGTCCGCCTTCTTCTTGTGGGATGTCTCGGCGTTCTCCTGGAGGTTGGCGTTGTCGTGCGCCTCGAATCCCCGTCCCACATCGATGAGGTGCGCGTCGAAGACCGGGGTTCCCACCCGGGTGCAGACGTTGCGGTAGGGGACGAGGCCGCGCTCGAGGAGCGTCATGTTGACGATCTCGCGGATGAGGGGGCCGGAGAGCGACTGGAGGCCCAGCATCTGGATCTTCCTCGAGAAGAAGGAAATCACAACGGTCGGTGAGATCGCACATCACGTCTCTAAGCCGTTCCGGGTTCGCGTTCTGGAACCCCTGGAGCGAAAGGCCGCTGGGTACTACCTTGAGACCGTACGGCCCCACGTACATTGCATCCTGGATTGACGCCGTCCCTGCCAGAACCTCGTGGAGCGTGATCGGGGTCTCTGCAAGCCCCAATACCAGCCCGAGATTGGCCATCCCGACATCCGTATCGACGATACACGTTTCCCTGCCATGCTGAGCCAGTGCTGTTCCCAGGTTTGCGGTAACGGTCGTCTTCCCGGTTCCGCCTTTTCCGGAGGCGATAGTGTAGGCCCTGATCATCCAAACCCGTCTCAAGGATAGATCGTAGTTTTCAAACATAAACTTATTTATTTGCCCCTCTAGCTTGGAGGAGATAAATGCAATTTTTGAAGGTGGAAATACTTTTTCTCGGAAAAGCCTGAATGGAAAATGTCTGGAGCTTTTCCATGGCCTGATTTCACGATTATATCGCGGGCCTGGTCGAGTTGCGGCAACCGGAGTTCTTCGTTTCAGGGACTGCGATTCCCTATTGGGCGTGGTAAAAGCGAGTTGGCAAAGTGGTTCGATGCAATGCAGATTCGATATTCATATATGATGCGACGCAGATACCTCAATGAGATATCTCGGGGTTAATCTGATGAGCCGTCATCCCTTCATGGAAGAGAGTGCCCAAAGGCACATCGATGAGATCCAGTCCGTTGTCGGTGTTGCTGCATGCGCTCTCGTATCCAGTGAAGGCAGAATTTTGGGTAAACGCTTCCCGGAAGGTGACCTCACATCGTCGCTCTGCGCAGCAATGTGCGCAACGGTCCTCGCATCGGCAGAGGCGGCCTGCGGCAGCGTCAACATGGAGCGCCCGTTCCTGGTCACCGTTACCTCAGCCGACGCTACAATCCTCATCGTGAGCGTCGGGGAGGCCGCCCTGATCACAGCGGTAATTGATAAGTCAGCGGATCTACCCACAGTACAGAGACAGTTATTGGATATAGCAGTCAGGATCGGAGAGGAGGAGGCATGATGTATACGATATTGGTTGTCGACGATAGCCCCATGATCGTCGACGTTTTTGTTACCATGCTGGAGCGTGGCGGCTATCGGCCGATCACCGCTTTCAGTGGCGAGGAGTGTCTTGAGGCCCTGAATGCGACCCCTCCTGACCTGGTACTTCTGGATATCATGATGGAGCCGATGGACGGCTGGGAGACGCTCGAGCGGATCAAGACCGACCCCGCAACGCGGGATATCCCCGTCCTCATGCTGACCGCAAAACCTCTCACGCCCGAAGAGGCGAACGAATACGGTTCCTACATAGAGGACTATATCCTCAAGCCCACCACCCATCACCAGCTCTACGAGGCCATCGAGCACGTGCTGGCGCGCCGGCACTCCATCGCCGCCGACATCGAGCGGGCGCGCGAAGCCGGCGTGGACTCGCACCTCGTCGACGAGTACGAACGTCTCGCAAAAAGCGTCGATATCAACCGCCGCCTCTTAAAGATTTTAGAGACCACTTACAGCATCAAGGATGCCCGGGCGGGCATGGGCGAGGACATCACGAGGGCCATAAAGAGCATGGCGGTGAGCATCAAGATTCAGGAAGAGCGGCTGAATCAGGTTCGCAACCAGTTTGAAGAGCTCTTCGTGGCGCGTTGATCGTCCTCGCTCTCAACATCGAAGTTTTTGCGTCCTGTTCGGGCTCGATCGCTTCGGATCCCTGCTCCCGCCCTTTTCTGTCCTTAGTAGCCATCTGCGCGTTCCCGCTTCCCGATATAGACGATCGCGGTCGTCAGCACGAGGATCGCCGCGAGTGTCATCCCGATATCGATGGGTTCGACGGGTTCGACCCCGAAGGTCAGCACCCGCCGCACCATTGCGGTGATGCCTGCAATCAGGATCGGCGTCACGAGCACTTTGTTGGTTCTGAAATACGCCGTCACCGTCTCCAGGATCTCAACGATGATGAGGGTCAGAAGGAGCGCGTGCAGCACCCCGAGTATGCCCTGCGTCATGTCTTCGGCGTGAATGAGCGCCGCTACCTGGAGAACGACATCATAGAACGAGAAGATCGCGAGCAGGGAGAGCGAGATGGCGATGAGCAGGTATATGCCCAGCGTTACCCATGATATGGCGGATATGGCCTTATCTGCATGGGATTTAGAGGGAATCATGGGGCACCCTGATCCGGGGAATACGTATATAAACAGGATGTTCGAGGAGCATTAAACATTCCGGTAGGTCTGCAGTGGGTTGATAATTGAAAGGTTTATATCGTTAGACTGCGAATGATATGATACGCCTGCAAGTAAGTTATTTATACTATTCTCGCATTGTAATAATGCTGGATGGCAGTACGCGCGGGGTCTATAGCTCAGTTAGGTAGAGCGCCTGGCTTTTAACCAGGTGGTCGGGGGTTCAAATCCCCTTGGGCCCGTTGCCATGGGCGATGTCTATGGATTTTAACAAGGTGATGTATCTGATACGCAACTTTTTCGTCGGTGAGGTGTAGGTGATGGGGACTTCACTTGACGTACTCAATCATGAGATGGTTCCGGACCATCAGATTATGGGCGAAGAAGAGGTCGCCGACCTTCTTGCGACGTACCATATAACTCTAGAGCAATTGCCGAAAATCTACCACGACGATCCTGCAGTGAAGGCTATCGGGGGCGAGGTCGGGAACGTCATCCGGATCGTTCGCGACAGTCGCACCGCGGGCAGAGCCGAAGCCTACAGGCTCGTTGTGAAGAGACCGAAGAAATAAATTCAGAGGCCGGGAGCTGATCCATCTGTTAGATAGAAGTGTTTTGTCGAGAGCATATTTTGCGCGGGAGCACGTAGCGCGCCACCAGTTAGACTCTTATAACAATTTCCTCCTGCACAACCTTCAGAAAGTCGTCGACGAGCAGCGCGTCATCGAGACCGATATCGAGACTCGGGGGAAAGGAAAGGAGGCTGTATGGGTTGAACTGGGCAAGGTCGAGGTGAAAAAACCTCTTGTCCGTGAAGCGGACGGATCGCAGTCCGAACTCTTCCCGAGCGAGGCGCGCCTGAGAAACCTCACCTATGCGGCGCCCATTCAACTCGAGATGACGCTTGTCCAGGGCGAAGAAGCGCAGGACCCGATCGTCACCACTATCGGGCAGTTGCCGGTGATGGTGGGGTCGGCCGCCTGCAACCTCTACAACATGAGCGACCCCGAGCGGATCGAGCACGGCGAAGATCCCCTCGATCCAGGCGGCTACTTCGTCGTCAACGGCACGGAACGGGTGCTGATGACGCTCGAGGATCTCGCCTCGAACAAGATCATGACCGAGTTCACCGAGCGATACAACGAGCGGATCTACGTGGCGAAGGTCTTCTCGCAGTACCGGGGCTACCGCGCGCTCGTGATCGTCGAGAGGAACAGGAAGAACCTGCTCGAGGTCTCGTTCCCTTCGGTCGCCGGGCACCTCCGCTTCATCGACCTGATGCGGGCGCTGGGGCTGCAGGGCGACCACGACATCGTGGAGGCGGTTTCGACCGACGAGGAGATCCTCACCTTCATGATGCAGAACCTTGAAGAGGGCGAGTGCGACACCGTCGACGAAGGCGTCATGTACGTCGGGAAAAAACTCGCACCCAACCAGACCCGGGACTACCAGCGGAAACGTGCGGAGTTCGTTCTGGACAACTACCTCCTCCCGCACTTAAACTACCTGATGCCGGTGGGCCTGAAGGAGGAAGACCCCGGATACCGGACGGCAGTCGAGGGCGTCCGCCTCGCAAAGGCGCACTTCCTCGGCCGCATGGCCGAGGCCTGTTTCGACCTGGTGCTCGATCGGCGCCGGATCGACGACAAGGACCACTACTCGAACAAGCGGCTGAAACTTGCCGGCGACCTGATGGAAGACCTCTTCCGGATCTCACTCAACCGCTTAACGAGGGACGTGAAGTACCAGCTCGAGCGGGCCAGCATGCGCCACCGCGACCTCTCGATCGGGACCGCCGTGCGCGCGGACGTCCTGACCGAGCGGCTGCTGCACCCGCTTGCCACCGGCAACTGGGTGGGCGGGCGCACCGGCGTCTCGCAGCTCCTCGACCGCGTGGATCACATGGCGGTGCTCTCGCACCTTCGCCGTGTAATCTCGCCTCTCTCCCGCTCGCAGCCTCACTTCGAGGCCCGTGACCTGCACCCCACCCAGTGGGGGCGGATCTGTCCGAGCGAGACGCCTGAGGGACCGAACTGTGGACTGGTGAAGAACTTCGCCCAGATGGTCGAGATCAGCAAGGGTGTAATCAACGAAGAGGAAGTGAAGAACATTCTGTACGATATGGGCGTCATCGCCCTCCGGAGAGAGACGGCATGAGACAGTCACGTGTCTTCGTTGACGGAGCCCTTATCGGGCTTGTGGACGACCCGCGGGAACTGGTCGAGCGGATGCGCGAAATGCGCCGGCACGGCGAGATCTCCTCCGAGGTCAACGTATCCTACAAGGACTTCAACAACGACGTCATCATCCATACCGATCGCGGCAGGGCACGCCGGCCGCTGATCGTGGTCAAAGGCGGTGTTCCGCAGGTAACCGACGACGATATCGAGCGTCTCCGAAACGGCGAGACAATCTTCGAGGACGTGGCGCGGAAGGGCGCGATCGAGTTCGTCGACGCCGAAGAGGAGGAAGACCTCTTCATCGCCATCAACGAGGCGGACCTCACCCCCGAGCACACGCATCTCGAGATCGATCCCTCGCTCATCCTGGGTATCGGTGCGGCGCACGTCCCGTTCCCCGAGCACAACGCCAGTCCCCGTGTCACCATGGGTGCCGGGATGGTCAAGCAGGCGCTCGGCTTTGCGGCATCGAACATGAAACTCCGCCCCGACACCCGGGGACACATGCTCCACTACGGCCAGAAGCCGCTCACCTTCACCCAGACATCCGATGTGATCGGCTCCGACGATCGGCCCGCGGGCCAGAACTTCGTCGTCGCCATCATCTCGTATGAAGGGTTCAACATTGAGGATGCGCTGATCATCAACAAGGCCTCCATCGACCGCGGCCTCGGGCGTTCGCACTTCTTCCGCACCTACGACGGCGAAGAGCGGCGATACCCCGGCGGCCAGGTCGACCGGATCGAGATCCCGGACGAAGAGGTCTCCGGCGCGCACGGTGCCGAGTTCTACGCGAACCTGGACATCGACGGCGTCATCAACCCCGAGACGGT comes from the Methanoculleus marisnigri JR1 genome and includes:
- a CDS encoding 50S ribosomal protein L30e yields the protein MDFNASLRKAVKTGTVFLGRNKTRESIEAGKAKLVVVARNSPESVKNLVNEIDIPVYAYEGSSVQLGKACGMPYVVSALAVIEPGESDILSAARV
- the rpoA2 gene encoding DNA-directed RNA polymerase subunit A'', whose product is MEQRIDSLDLPYRTREDLKASLADRDVTEEEFEQILEMVFSEYQKSRIEPCEAVGVVAAQSIGEPGTQMTMRTFHYAGVAEINVTLGLPRLIEIMDARREPSTPTMAVHLLDDWAFNRDRAREVSWQIEAAPLHEFGDITIDMENMQVLVMLNKAVCDRRKISIDEILEAGPRKMREKRHFRDFDVEGDPKRASITFTPKNRESYQNLFQLAEHVRHVIVQGIDDIERVVVRKEGGEYILYTEGSNLKDVFEVEGVDTSRTRSNNISEIADVLGIEAGRNAIIQEALSTLNEQGIGVDVRHIMLVADMMCMEGEVKQIGRHGIAGEKESVLSRAAFEVTVNHLLDAAIANEVDELNGVTENVIVGQPIQLGTGDVKLIAKPINLKI
- a CDS encoding DNA-directed RNA polymerase subunit B'' yields the protein MSRAYFAREHVARHQLDSYNNFLLHNLQKVVDEQRVIETDIETRGKGKEAVWVELGKVEVKKPLVREADGSQSELFPSEARLRNLTYAAPIQLEMTLVQGEEAQDPIVTTIGQLPVMVGSAACNLYNMSDPERIEHGEDPLDPGGYFVVNGTERVLMTLEDLASNKIMTEFTERYNERIYVAKVFSQYRGYRALVIVERNRKNLLEVSFPSVAGHLRFIDLMRALGLQGDHDIVEAVSTDEEILTFMMQNLEEGECDTVDEGVMYVGKKLAPNQTRDYQRKRAEFVLDNYLLPHLNYLMPVGLKEEDPGYRTAVEGVRLAKAHFLGRMAEACFDLVLDRRRIDDKDHYSNKRLKLAGDLMEDLFRISLNRLTRDVKYQLERASMRHRDLSIGTAVRADVLTERLLHPLATGNWVGGRTGVSQLLDRVDHMAVLSHLRRVISPLSRSQPHFEARDLHPTQWGRICPSETPEGPNCGLVKNFAQMVEISKGVINEEEVKNILYDMGVIALRRETA
- a CDS encoding DNA-directed RNA polymerase subunit H produces the protein MGTSLDVLNHEMVPDHQIMGEEEVADLLATYHITLEQLPKIYHDDPAVKAIGGEVGNVIRIVRDSRTAGRAEAYRLVVKRPKK
- a CDS encoding NusA-like transcription termination signal-binding factor, whose amino-acid sequence is MPQVTLTEECMRLISQFESLTGAGSRDCIVDNRNERIIFVINPGDMGLAIGKSGSSIKKASDVMGKRIEVVEYSADPSQFLRNCFLPAQVTGIDFDTDEEDQQIALIDVRDEDRGLAIGKAGKNIFKAKVLAQRQHDIADVQLMQNDSA
- a CDS encoding roadblock/LC7 domain-containing protein → MRYLGVNLMSRHPFMEESAQRHIDEIQSVVGVAACALVSSEGRILGKRFPEGDLTSSLCAAMCATVLASAEAACGSVNMERPFLVTVTSADATILIVSVGEAALITAVIDKSADLPTVQRQLLDIAVRIGEEEA
- a CDS encoding DUF1786 domain-containing protein encodes the protein MIDLKTPLLAIDVGRGTQDILVYEPGRAVENSIKLVLPSPTVVAAAKIREATRAGRPVFLDGYLMGGGANTGAIRKHLAADLPVYATPKAALTLHDDPERVRALGVEIRTAPPGDAAVVRTTDYMEPELRQALSLFGVDYPQNVAIAVQDHGYSPHRSNRIHRFELMRERLDAGDWDLLSLASDPPIADMTRMQAVLSQAPGAFVTDTGPAALIGALCDPQVRRMAKTGVTLVNAGNGHTLCFTLKGREIHGLFEHHTGALDPAKLQDYIRRLADGTLTTEEVFDDGGHGAAIRKPLATGAVAVTGPNRLRLLPEAYQAAPFGDMMLSGCFGLAYLWKRFREPTL
- a CDS encoding response regulator — protein: MYTILVVDDSPMIVDVFVTMLERGGYRPITAFSGEECLEALNATPPDLVLLDIMMEPMDGWETLERIKTDPATRDIPVLMLTAKPLTPEEANEYGSYIEDYILKPTTHHQLYEAIEHVLARRHSIAADIERAREAGVDSHLVDEYERLAKSVDINRRLLKILETTYSIKDARAGMGEDITRAIKSMAVSIKIQEERLNQVRNQFEELFVAR
- the nrdD gene encoding anaerobic ribonucleoside-triphosphate reductase, with amino-acid sequence MLGLQSLSGPLIREIVNMTLLERGLVPYRNVCTRVGTPVFDAHLIDVGRGFEAHDNANLQENAETSHKKKADKISKEQYLLQLPPDLADHHLRGDLHIHDLEYFGTRPFCQDWDLRYFLYYGLMPDGNGTKASVAGPAKRAEVAVLHAVKALGSAQTNFAGGQGYYNFLTFMAPFFEGMDYEEIKQLMQMFVYEMTQMMVARGGQVVFSSVQLSPGVPTLWKDKPCVYRGKVWNGEQAPLRTYNEFEREVRLLFKALMEVMLEGDYWGKPFSFPKPEISIEPDFLNEDEEFNREHPDLPTYQDLYLMTFELASKYGTPYYDNQIPPYRGAGEGISCYQCCAYQFSSLADEDDEFEDKLYFREGKHFSMGSWMVMSINCPRAAYKAEGDQERLFAELKALMDTAVELFRIKRRWMSHIRTNGRMPFAMQRPKDPNTGERGAVAVDLEGLVYTIGVVGVNEMVQHFTGHQLHESRDAFRLAVRAMTELEMYARELSQKHNMTIALARTPAETTGQRFAVADLLDERFRDHAIRVVKGDADAALDTLGTTLDLPIYYTNGTHIAPGAPVPLTKRIEIEHIFFPIVDGGNIFHVWLGEARPDPRGLMEMAMNLCRTTQIGYFAFTRDLTVSLKEYRELKPARPDTGKTAGTSPAADRAGA
- a CDS encoding phosphate-starvation-inducible PsiE family protein is translated as MIPSKSHADKAISAISWVTLGIYLLIAISLSLLAIFSFYDVVLQVAALIHAEDMTQGILGVLHALLLTLIIVEILETVTAYFRTNKVLVTPILIAGITAMVRRVLTFGVEPVEPIDIGMTLAAILVLTTAIVYIGKRERADGY